A window of Chloroflexota bacterium genomic DNA:
AGATCCTCCGCCTCATGGGGATTCCGCGCTCCATGCTGCCGCACATCGGTGCGTCGAGCGAGGTCTACGGGACCGCCGTCGGCGATCTCGCCGGCGTCCCCGTGGCGGGCGATCTCGGCGACCAGCAGGCGGCCTTGTTCGGTCAGACGTGCTTCTCCGCCGGCGAGGCGAAGAACACGTACGGCACCGGGTGCTTCATGCTCCTCAACACGGGTCCCCGGGTCGTCCCATCGAAGCACGGCCTCCTCACGACCGTCGGATACAGGATCGGCAGCCAGCCCGCGGTCTACGCGCTCGAGGGCTCCATCGCGATCGCCGGAGCCCTCGTCCAATGGCTTCGCGACAACCTCGGACTCATCAGGACCTCCGACGAGATCGAGGAGCTCGCCCGAACCGTCGACGACAACGGTGGGGTGTACTTCGTGCCTGCGTTCTCGGGGCTCTTCGCGCCGTACTGGAGGAGCGAGGCGCGCGGCGTCATCGCCGGCCTCACCCGGTACGTCAACAAGGGCCACATCGCCCGGGCGGTCCTCGAGGCGACCGCCTGGCAGACCCGCGAGGTCCTCGATGCGATGAACGCCGACTCGGGCGTCGCCCTGACCGCGCTCAAGGTGGACGGCGGGATGGTCCACGACGAGCTCCTCATGCAGTTCCAGGCGGATGTGCTCGGCGTCCCCATCATCCGGCCGCAGGTCGCCGAGACCACGGCGCTCGGCGCGGCGTACGCCGCCGGGCTCGCCGTCGGCTACTGGTCGGCGGTGGAGGACCTCCGGGCGAACTGGGCGAAAGACAGGGAGTGGACCCCGACGATGGACGGGGCAACACGCGACCGCGAGTACCGCTCGTGGAAGAAGGCCGTCGCCCGCACCTTCGACTGGCTCGACCGCTGAGGCCGTCGACTCGCCGGCGCACGGGATCCATCATCTGCGGGATGATGCGAGCGACACGTCGGCGGTGAACATCCGCGACGTCCCACGCCGTGGAGTACCGCAGCATCAGCGTCGATCTCGTCGTCCGACACCGCGACGCCACGCTCCCGCGGACCGCGGACGTCCTCATCGTCGGCGGCGGCGCGACTGGCGCGGGCCTCCTCCGCGACCTGAGCCGCCGCGGGCTCTCCTGCGTCCTCGTCGACAAGGGCGACTTTGGGAGCGGCACGAGCGGGAGATATCACGGCCTCCTCCATTCCGGTGCCAGGTACGTCGCGAAGGACCCGCTCGCCGCCCGTGAATGCATCGTCGAGAACCGTGTTGTCCGTCGGATCGCGCCCGCCTGCATCGAGGACACCGGCGGCCTGTTCGTCGCGACCCCCGACGATCCCGAGGACTACGTGGCAGCGTTCCCGGCGCGCTGTGCCGCTGCGGGGATCCCGTGCGAGGAGGTGCCGCTCGGCGAGATGTTCCGCCGTGAGCCCGCCCTCAGCCGGCGGATCCGGCGCGCCTTCCGGGTGCTGGACGCGTCCCTCGAACCGTGGCAGCTCATCGAGGCCAACCTCGCCGAGGCCGAGGACCGCGGCGCCATCGCCCTCGGATACCGCCAGGTCGTGGGGATGGATCGCAACGGCGGGTTCATCGCCTCCGTGGCGATCGCCGATCGACGGACCGGCACGGTCGACCGGATCGCCCCCCGGATCGTCGTTTCCGCCGCTGGTGCCTGGGCCGGCCGGATCGCCGCCCTGGCGGGAGCGCGCCTGGACATGTCGCCCGGCAAGGGGACGATGCTCATCTACAACCAGCGGATGACGGACACGGTCGTCAATCGATGCCATCCGCCGGGCGACGGCGACATCATGGTCCCCGTCCACACCGTGGCGATCCTCGGCACGACGGAGGTCCAGGTCGACGACCCGGACGCCTACGCGATGGACCGCGACGAGGTTGAGGCGCTCATCGTCGAAGGCGAGAAGCTCTTCCCGGAGATCCGGCGGATGCGGCTCCTCCG
This region includes:
- the glpA gene encoding anaerobic glycerol-3-phosphate dehydrogenase subunit A, with the translated sequence MEYRSISVDLVVRHRDATLPRTADVLIVGGGATGAGLLRDLSRRGLSCVLVDKGDFGSGTSGRYHGLLHSGARYVAKDPLAARECIVENRVVRRIAPACIEDTGGLFVATPDDPEDYVAAFPARCAAAGIPCEEVPLGEMFRREPALSRRIRRAFRVLDASLEPWQLIEANLAEAEDRGAIALGYRQVVGMDRNGGFIASVAIADRRTGTVDRIAPRIVVSAAGAWAGRIAALAGARLDMSPGKGTMLIYNQRMTDTVVNRCHPPGDGDIMVPVHTVAILGTTEVQVDDPDAYAMDRDEVEALIVEGEKLFPEIRRMRLLRAYAGIRPLYSADDGAGDGRAISRAHVLLDHERRDGIANFLSIVGGKLTTYRLMAEQTADLACEKLGVDVRCTTAEDPLPGKAPGRPYHWLGDRLAEHEAAGGGDASLICECELVTRPMLDRFLADRWPCSLDDVRRGTRLGMGPCQGAFCTFRAAGVVADEVARRAIATAGADPRDAAAEIAERALVAFIRERYAGTRPIAWGRQLQELWLATGIYWGSLGIDAFEASPRPVDGPSAGPPDLTGETTHAAR
- the glpK gene encoding glycerol kinase GlpK; this translates as MTKYVGALDQGTTSTRFIIFDHAGRVVAKDQQEHEQIYPQAGWVEHDPLEIWQRSVEVTRGALTRAGIAAGDLAAVGITNQRETTVVWDRWTGRPIHNAIVWQDTRTDRIIDELAKDGGQDRLRAKVGLPLATYFSGPKVAWLLDNIPGARARAEAGDLLFGTIDSWCIWNLTGGVAGGVHVTDVSNASRTMLMNLQTLDWDDEILRLMGIPRSMLPHIGASSEVYGTAVGDLAGVPVAGDLGDQQAALFGQTCFSAGEAKNTYGTGCFMLLNTGPRVVPSKHGLLTTVGYRIGSQPAVYALEGSIAIAGALVQWLRDNLGLIRTSDEIEELARTVDDNGGVYFVPAFSGLFAPYWRSEARGVIAGLTRYVNKGHIARAVLEATAWQTREVLDAMNADSGVALTALKVDGGMVHDELLMQFQADVLGVPIIRPQVAETTALGAAYAAGLAVGYWSAVEDLRANWAKDREWTPTMDGATRDREYRSWKKAVARTFDWLDR